The proteins below are encoded in one region of Brevundimonas fontaquae:
- a CDS encoding DUF1206 domain-containing protein, whose amino-acid sequence MNAAKSVRLPPLATLIEWAARVGYGARGFVYLSAGALTLLAATDRIGDAVGTSGAAGWLAEQPFGKVWLVLLGLGLWAFVGWRVLQAVFDADHEGTDLKGWTTRAGQAVSGLFYGMLASGVFEYLDEFGEATNASAAQAESVAENQEKAAMLLGMPFGEVLLIGAGLVVLGVGVGNIVRAIRDDFDDALACPKAFCGTATALARAGYAARGFAYLPLGVFVVLAGLHARSGEVTTTAAALDALEAQPGGSWILGLTAAGLMAFGAFAFVEARWRRIRPPRDLSLG is encoded by the coding sequence ATGAACGCTGCCAAGTCCGTTCGCCTGCCGCCGCTGGCGACCCTGATCGAATGGGCGGCGCGGGTCGGCTATGGGGCGCGGGGCTTCGTTTACCTGTCGGCCGGCGCGCTGACCCTGCTGGCGGCGACGGACCGGATCGGCGATGCGGTGGGGACCAGCGGAGCGGCGGGCTGGCTGGCCGAGCAGCCGTTCGGCAAGGTCTGGCTGGTGCTGCTGGGACTGGGCCTGTGGGCCTTCGTCGGCTGGCGGGTGTTGCAGGCGGTGTTCGACGCAGACCATGAAGGGACGGACCTTAAGGGCTGGACGACCCGGGCGGGCCAGGCGGTCAGCGGACTGTTCTACGGCATGCTGGCGTCGGGGGTGTTCGAATACCTGGACGAGTTCGGCGAGGCGACGAACGCCTCGGCGGCCCAGGCCGAGAGCGTGGCCGAGAACCAGGAGAAGGCGGCCATGCTGCTGGGGATGCCGTTCGGCGAGGTGCTGCTGATCGGGGCGGGGCTGGTGGTGCTGGGCGTCGGCGTCGGCAACATCGTCCGGGCGATCCGCGACGACTTCGACGACGCCCTGGCCTGCCCTAAGGCCTTCTGCGGCACGGCGACGGCGCTGGCGCGGGCGGGCTATGCGGCGCGCGGGTTCGCCTATCTGCCGCTGGGGGTGTTCGTGGTTCTGGCGGGGCTGCATGCGCGCTCGGGCGAGGTGACGACGACGGCGGCGGCGCTGGACGCGCTGGAGGCCCAGCCGGGCGGATCGTGGATCCTGGGGCTGACGGCGGCGGGGCTGATGGCCTTCGGCGCCTTCGCCTTCGTGGAGGCGCGCTGGCGCCGCATTCGTCCGCCCCGGGATTTGAGCCTGGGTTAG
- a CDS encoding Crp/Fnr family transcriptional regulator encodes MNRLSPGNRLIQGLNPDDRDALLAIATPVEFAPGHVFSEPDDAIEHLHFIDSGFCSSVAVLEDGRTVETVMIGREGVLGVVASVVPHHAHTRSVAQVAGTARRVDAAKFRALSAQRPGVRDAVAEYMARLQGELEQSAACNALHHAGQRFAKWLLRCHDRVEGDTLNLTQEYLASMLGSQRTTVNEAAQGLQKAGAIAYSRGRITVLDRAALERAACECYRRGGDRQP; translated from the coding sequence ATGAACCGCCTTTCGCCTGGCAACCGATTGATCCAAGGGCTGAACCCCGACGATCGCGACGCTCTCCTCGCCATCGCCACTCCGGTGGAATTCGCGCCCGGCCATGTGTTCAGCGAACCTGACGACGCCATCGAACACCTGCATTTCATCGACAGCGGCTTCTGCTCCTCGGTCGCGGTGCTGGAGGACGGCCGCACCGTGGAGACTGTCATGATCGGGCGAGAAGGCGTGCTGGGCGTCGTCGCCTCGGTCGTGCCGCACCATGCCCACACCCGCAGCGTGGCCCAGGTCGCCGGGACGGCGCGCCGGGTGGACGCCGCCAAGTTCCGCGCCCTGTCGGCTCAACGGCCGGGAGTTCGCGACGCCGTCGCCGAATACATGGCCCGACTTCAGGGCGAGTTGGAGCAGTCGGCCGCCTGCAACGCCCTGCACCACGCCGGGCAGCGGTTCGCCAAATGGCTGCTGCGCTGCCACGACCGGGTGGAGGGCGACACGCTGAACCTGACGCAGGAGTATCTGGCCTCCATGCTGGGCTCGCAGCGGACCACGGTGAACGAGGCGGCGCAGGGGCTTCAGAAGGCGGGGGCCATCGCCTATTCGCGCGGCCGGATCACCGTGCTGGATCGCGCCGCCTTGGAACGGGCGGCCTGCGAATGCTACCGCCGGGGCGGAGACCGGCAGCCCTAG
- a CDS encoding sensor histidine kinase: MTEATTSKPKAGGLHDWGRWFGRPGRSLTRRLIWLASAWIVVALVISALVLTQAFQESALRRLGAMLNETIDEIVVGASRTPQGEAIPQIQDARTLRLLSGKYWQIMEVRPDGRLVNLARSNSLWSYDLALPADLPARLDAAFGDVITFNTTGPKDDAETREPLRVAASMKSIPRHEHPVIFIAALDRSDVDADTRQFARVTWIAFLILGLGLVSAVFIQVRIGLRPLFDLRDEIADVRKGRSARIGRSYPQEIQPLAEQVNRLLDHNQEVVDRQRTHVGNLAHALKTPISVMLAEAGTSEGALPELVRRQTRIMQGQVDHHLRRARAAARAAHGLGETTPVAEVLDELAVMIEQVFRDKNVEIDWRAPDSLSFLGERQDLQEILGNLIENAAKFSRRRVRVSAGGSGLGQMILVVEDDGAGLPADQRDTVMQRGARLDESAPGSGLGLSIVDDLTRAYGGRLMLSDSDMGGLKAVLELPAAQVD; encoded by the coding sequence GTGACCGAGGCGACGACGTCGAAACCTAAAGCCGGCGGGCTCCACGACTGGGGCCGCTGGTTCGGTCGCCCCGGTCGCTCCCTGACCCGCCGGCTGATTTGGCTGGCCTCGGCCTGGATCGTGGTCGCCCTGGTCATTTCAGCGCTGGTGCTGACCCAGGCTTTCCAGGAATCCGCCCTGCGGCGTCTGGGCGCCATGCTGAACGAGACGATCGACGAGATCGTGGTCGGCGCCAGTCGCACGCCGCAGGGCGAAGCGATTCCGCAGATTCAGGACGCCCGAACTCTGCGCCTGCTGTCGGGCAAATACTGGCAGATCATGGAGGTTCGCCCCGACGGCCGGCTGGTCAATCTCGCCCGCTCCAACTCGCTGTGGAGCTATGACCTCGCCCTGCCCGCCGACCTGCCCGCGCGCCTGGATGCGGCCTTCGGCGACGTCATCACCTTCAACACCACCGGCCCCAAGGACGACGCCGAGACGCGCGAGCCGTTGCGCGTCGCCGCCAGCATGAAGTCCATCCCCCGGCACGAACATCCGGTCATCTTCATCGCCGCGCTGGATCGCTCCGACGTCGATGCCGATACGCGCCAGTTCGCGCGCGTGACGTGGATCGCCTTTTTGATTTTGGGGCTCGGACTCGTATCGGCGGTCTTCATCCAGGTGCGGATCGGCCTACGCCCCCTGTTCGACCTGCGCGACGAGATCGCGGATGTGCGCAAGGGCAGGTCGGCGCGGATCGGCCGCTCATACCCTCAGGAAATCCAGCCTTTGGCCGAGCAGGTGAATCGCCTGCTGGATCACAATCAGGAGGTCGTGGATCGCCAGCGCACCCACGTCGGCAACCTGGCCCATGCGTTGAAGACGCCGATCTCCGTCATGCTGGCCGAGGCGGGGACGAGCGAGGGCGCTCTGCCCGAACTGGTGCGGCGCCAGACCAGGATCATGCAGGGGCAGGTCGATCACCACCTGCGCCGCGCCCGCGCCGCCGCCCGCGCCGCCCACGGTCTGGGCGAGACGACGCCCGTCGCCGAGGTGCTGGACGAGCTGGCGGTGATGATCGAACAGGTGTTCCGCGACAAGAACGTCGAGATCGACTGGCGCGCGCCCGACAGCCTGTCCTTCCTGGGCGAGCGTCAGGATTTGCAGGAAATCCTGGGCAATCTGATCGAGAACGCCGCCAAGTTCTCCCGGCGCCGGGTGCGCGTCTCGGCGGGCGGCAGCGGCCTGGGCCAGATGATCCTGGTGGTCGAGGACGACGGGGCGGGGCTGCCTGCGGATCAGCGCGACACGGTCATGCAGCGCGGCGCGCGGCTGGACGAGAGCGCGCCGGGCTCGGGCCTGGGCCTGTCGATCGTGGACGACCTGACGCGCGCCTATGGCGGGCGGCTGATGCTGTCGGACAGCGACATGGGCGGGCTGAAGGCGGTGCTCGAACTGCCGGCTGCCCAGGTCGACTAG
- a CDS encoding response regulator transcription factor: MRVLLVEDDADLSRQLKAALGDAGYAVDHAPDGEEAHYLGENEPYDVIVLDLGLPKIDGVSVLERWRREGKTTPVLILTARGAWSDKVAGFDAGADDYLTKPFHTEELLARLRALLRRSAGIASATLSCGGLRLDPRAARASVNGEPLRLTSLEYRLLHYMMMHQGRVISRTELVEHLYDQDFDRDSNTIEVFIGRVRKKVGSDRIETVRGLGYRLTPLAGESDPA, translated from the coding sequence ATGCGCGTGCTTCTGGTCGAGGACGACGCGGATCTGTCGCGTCAGCTTAAGGCGGCGCTGGGCGACGCGGGCTATGCCGTGGACCACGCGCCCGATGGCGAGGAAGCCCATTATCTGGGCGAGAACGAACCCTATGACGTCATCGTCCTGGACCTGGGCCTGCCCAAGATCGACGGCGTGTCGGTGCTGGAGCGCTGGCGGCGCGAGGGCAAGACGACGCCGGTCCTGATCCTGACGGCGCGCGGCGCCTGGTCGGACAAGGTGGCGGGCTTCGACGCCGGCGCCGATGACTATCTGACCAAGCCTTTTCATACCGAGGAACTGCTTGCTCGTCTGCGGGCGCTGCTGCGCCGGTCGGCGGGCATCGCCTCTGCGACCCTGTCGTGCGGCGGCTTGCGGCTTGATCCTCGCGCGGCGCGGGCCAGCGTCAATGGCGAGCCCCTGCGCCTGACCTCGCTGGAATACCGGCTGCTTCACTACATGATGATGCATCAGGGCCGGGTCATCAGCCGCACCGAGCTGGTCGAACACCTCTACGATCAGGACTTCGACCGTGATTCCAACACCATCGAGGTCTTCATCGGCCGGGTGCGCAAGAAGGTCGGATCGGACCGGATCGAGACTGTGCGCGGCCTCGGCTATCGGCTGACGCCGCTGGCGGGCGAATCCGACCCGGCGTGA
- a CDS encoding response regulator, producing the protein MAKSDRVNLAHTTVLLIDDQPTSLDMLASIVQGFGCKEQIKCTSAQAAVELLARRSVDLILIDCIMPDMDGYDFVRWLRRDAPAPTRYVPVIMILGHASQAKVHQGRDCGASFIVAKPLSPSLLLKRIIWLGGEDRDFVETEHYIGPDRRVHNYGPPPGTDGRRESDLSGDLGEAVEENMDQDEIDMLLKPMKVSL; encoded by the coding sequence ATGGCCAAGAGCGATCGGGTCAACCTGGCGCACACAACGGTCCTTCTGATCGACGACCAGCCCACGTCGCTGGATATGCTGGCCTCCATCGTTCAGGGCTTCGGTTGCAAGGAGCAGATCAAATGCACCTCGGCCCAGGCGGCGGTCGAACTGCTGGCGCGACGGTCGGTCGATCTGATCCTGATCGACTGCATCATGCCGGACATGGACGGTTATGACTTCGTCCGCTGGCTGCGGCGCGACGCGCCTGCGCCGACCCGCTATGTGCCCGTCATCATGATCCTGGGTCACGCCTCCCAGGCTAAGGTTCACCAGGGCCGCGACTGCGGGGCCAGCTTCATCGTCGCCAAGCCTCTGTCGCCTTCGCTGCTGCTTAAGCGGATCATCTGGCTGGGCGGCGAGGACCGGGATTTCGTCGAGACCGAACACTACATCGGCCCCGACCGCCGGGTACACAACTACGGCCCGCCGCCCGGCACCGATGGTCGTCGCGAAAGCGATCTGTCCGGCGACCTGGGCGAGGCGGTGGAGGAAAACATGGATCAGGACGAGATCGACATGCTGTTGAAGCCGATGAAGGTCAGCCTGTGA
- a CDS encoding chemotaxis protein CheD (catalyzes the conversion of glutamine residues to glutamate on methyl-accepting chemotaxis receptors) — protein sequence MTFAALKDTTEKRVHVGQGEHHITSDPNVVLSTILGSCVAMCVRDPLAGVGGMNHFLLPEGSGAGTDAGRRYGAYAMELLINDMLKAGARRDRLEAKLFGGGRMFDSLRDVGRSNADFAEKFLRDEGIPVVGGSLRGDGGRRLHYWPVTGRALQRAVTDVVAPKPVPVMAPVDTGALELF from the coding sequence ATGACGTTCGCGGCGCTGAAGGACACAACCGAAAAACGCGTTCACGTCGGTCAGGGCGAGCACCACATCACGTCCGATCCCAACGTCGTCCTCAGCACCATCCTTGGGTCCTGCGTCGCCATGTGCGTGCGCGATCCGCTGGCCGGCGTCGGCGGGATGAACCACTTCCTGCTGCCCGAAGGCTCGGGCGCGGGGACGGACGCTGGGCGTCGCTATGGCGCCTATGCGATGGAACTGCTGATCAACGACATGCTCAAGGCCGGCGCCCGGCGCGACCGGCTGGAGGCCAAGCTGTTCGGCGGCGGCCGCATGTTCGACAGCCTGCGCGACGTCGGGCGCAGCAACGCTGACTTCGCCGAGAAATTCCTGCGCGACGAAGGCATCCCCGTGGTGGGCGGCAGCCTGCGCGGTGACGGCGGCCGGCGCCTGCACTACTGGCCCGTCACCGGCCGGGCCTTGCAACGCGCCGTGACCGACGTCGTCGCGCCCAAGCCCGTTCCCGTCATGGCGCCGGTCGACACCGGCGCCCTGGAACTGTTCTGA
- a CDS encoding response regulator — translation MPAAASLHCLVVDDQMTMRSLVRTSLQQLGVREIREAADGEIALREIVSKPAHLIISDYNMPNLDGLGLLRAVRAHPPTSKTAFIMLTGRADRELVQRAVQFGVNNYLVKPFTVAQLKGKLEAVFGPLT, via the coding sequence ATGCCCGCCGCCGCCTCACTTCACTGCCTGGTCGTCGATGATCAGATGACGATGCGCTCGCTGGTCCGCACCAGCCTGCAACAGCTCGGCGTGCGCGAAATCCGCGAGGCCGCCGACGGCGAAATCGCCCTGCGCGAGATCGTATCCAAGCCCGCGCACCTGATCATCTCCGACTACAATATGCCGAACCTGGACGGTCTGGGCCTGCTGCGCGCCGTGCGCGCACATCCCCCCACCTCCAAGACCGCATTCATCATGCTGACGGGCCGCGCCGACCGCGAACTGGTCCAGCGCGCGGTGCAGTTCGGCGTCAACAACTATCTGGTCAAGCCTTTCACCGTGGCCCAGCTGAAGGGCAAGCTGGAAGCCGTCTTCGGTCCACTGACATGA
- a CDS encoding protein-glutamate methylesterase/protein-glutamine glutaminase: MSPVRVLVVDDSLTMRGLISAALKSDPEIEVVGTAADPIDARAAIKALNPDVITLDVEMPNMNGLEFLEKIMRLRPMPVVMVSTLTAAGTDVTLAALEIGAVDAVAKPAVASVDAFHDLIGKVKTAARSRVRARGDTPAGAAAPQTYHADPNHILAIGSSTGGVEALLTVLSGFPLDCPATVITQHMPATFTASFAARLDRVCAPSVSEAVDGAPLKPGHIYLAPGGATHLEVTAGLTPRCRLVASDPVNGHRPSVDVMFDSVARLKRPMTGVILTGMGRDGAKGLLAMRSAGGRTLGQDEATCVVYGMPKAAHEIGAVERQLPLHRLSPAILELCADPAARSVA; this comes from the coding sequence ATGAGCCCCGTGCGCGTCCTCGTCGTCGACGACAGCCTGACCATGCGTGGGCTGATCTCGGCCGCCCTGAAGTCCGACCCTGAGATCGAGGTCGTCGGCACCGCCGCCGATCCCATCGACGCGCGCGCCGCGATCAAGGCCCTGAACCCCGACGTCATCACTCTGGACGTCGAAATGCCTAATATGAACGGGCTGGAGTTCCTGGAAAAGATCATGCGGCTGCGGCCGATGCCGGTGGTCATGGTCTCGACCCTGACGGCGGCGGGAACCGACGTGACCTTGGCCGCGCTGGAAATCGGCGCCGTGGATGCTGTGGCTAAGCCGGCCGTCGCCAGCGTCGACGCCTTCCACGACCTGATCGGCAAGGTGAAGACCGCCGCCCGCTCGCGCGTCCGCGCCCGCGGCGATACGCCGGCCGGCGCGGCGGCCCCGCAGACCTATCACGCCGATCCCAACCATATCCTCGCCATAGGGTCGTCCACCGGCGGGGTCGAGGCCCTGCTGACCGTGCTCAGCGGCTTCCCGCTCGACTGCCCCGCGACCGTGATCACCCAGCACATGCCCGCGACCTTCACCGCCAGCTTCGCCGCGCGTCTGGACCGCGTCTGCGCCCCGAGCGTGAGCGAGGCCGTGGACGGCGCCCCGCTGAAGCCGGGGCATATCTATCTGGCCCCCGGCGGCGCGACCCATCTGGAGGTGACCGCCGGCCTGACGCCCCGTTGCCGACTGGTCGCCAGCGATCCGGTCAACGGGCACCGTCCGTCGGTCGATGTGATGTTCGACTCCGTCGCTCGGCTGAAGCGTCCGATGACCGGCGTCATCCTGACCGGCATGGGCCGTGACGGCGCCAAGGGCCTGCTGGCCATGCGCTCGGCCGGCGGCCGCACCCTGGGGCAGGACGAGGCGACTTGCGTCGTCTACGGCATGCCCAAGGCCGCGCATGAAATCGGCGCCGTGGAGCGGCAGTTGCCGCTGCACCGCCTCTCCCCCGCCATTCTCGAACTGTGCGCCGATCCGGCCGCGCGGTCAGTCGCCTAA
- a CDS encoding CheR family methyltransferase, with product MNAAAGRGSIVEGEFVFTAEDFRHIAQMLHAHAGIALNEGKAALVYSRLAKRLRTLGLTSFRDYCALVEGVDGVDERQKMTAALTTNVTRFYREPHHFDDLRDRVMPELAGRARAGGRVRLWSAACSNGQEPYSMALTVLQALPEAAELDVRILATDIDPNMVAQGHDGVYSEEALEPAPVTLWRKYFDRADRGQWVAGPQLKRLVSFKELNLIGDWPMKGKFDVIFCRNVVIYFDDATQERVWKRFTPLMNPGATLYIGHSERVSGPATSQLQTAGLTTYRLGGA from the coding sequence ATGAACGCCGCCGCCGGCCGGGGATCGATCGTCGAGGGCGAGTTCGTCTTCACCGCCGAGGATTTCCGCCACATCGCCCAGATGCTGCACGCCCACGCCGGCATCGCCCTGAACGAGGGCAAGGCCGCGCTCGTCTATTCGCGCCTGGCCAAGCGCCTGCGCACCTTGGGCCTGACCAGCTTCCGCGACTACTGCGCCCTGGTCGAGGGCGTGGACGGCGTCGACGAACGCCAGAAGATGACAGCGGCCCTGACCACCAACGTCACCCGATTCTATCGCGAACCGCACCATTTCGACGACCTGCGCGACCGGGTCATGCCCGAACTGGCGGGGCGCGCCCGCGCCGGCGGCCGGGTCCGCCTGTGGTCGGCGGCCTGCTCGAACGGGCAGGAGCCCTATTCGATGGCCCTGACCGTGCTCCAGGCCCTGCCCGAGGCGGCCGAGCTCGACGTGCGCATCCTGGCCACCGACATCGACCCCAACATGGTGGCCCAAGGCCATGACGGCGTTTACTCGGAAGAAGCGCTGGAGCCCGCGCCCGTCACCCTGTGGCGCAAATATTTCGACCGCGCCGATCGCGGCCAGTGGGTCGCCGGTCCGCAGCTGAAGCGCCTGGTCAGCTTCAAGGAACTGAACCTGATCGGCGACTGGCCGATGAAGGGCAAGTTCGACGTCATCTTCTGCCGCAACGTCGTCATCTATTTCGATGACGCGACCCAGGAACGGGTGTGGAAGCGGTTCACTCCGCTGATGAATCCCGGCGCGACACTCTACATCGGTCACTCCGAACGCGTCTCCGGCCCGGCGACCAGCCAACTGCAGACCGCCGGCCTGACCACCTACCGTTTGGGTGGCGCATGA
- a CDS encoding chemotaxis protein CheW, whose protein sequence is MTEAKDLQRELIAFRIGSQEFCVDIMSVREIRGWTPATPLPRSPGYMKGVINLRGTVLPIIDLGARFGLTTSEPTARHVIMVAHIGGRMVGLLVDAVSDILQMSDASVQPTPDVASDQVKTFVKGIFSIDGRMISLIELDHILPQVEAEAA, encoded by the coding sequence ATGACCGAAGCCAAAGATCTCCAGCGTGAATTGATCGCCTTCCGCATCGGCAGTCAGGAATTCTGCGTCGACATCATGTCGGTGCGCGAAATCCGCGGCTGGACGCCGGCGACCCCTCTGCCCCGTTCGCCGGGATACATGAAGGGCGTCATCAACCTGCGCGGCACGGTTCTGCCGATCATCGACCTGGGCGCGCGCTTCGGTCTGACGACCTCGGAACCGACGGCGCGTCACGTCATCATGGTCGCCCATATCGGCGGCCGCATGGTCGGCCTGCTGGTCGATGCGGTGTCCGACATCCTGCAGATGAGCGACGCCTCGGTGCAGCCGACGCCCGACGTCGCCAGCGATCAGGTCAAGACCTTCGTCAAGGGCATCTTCTCCATCGACGGGCGCATGATCAGCCTGATCGAACTGGACCACATCCTGCCGCAAGTCGAGGCTGAAGCCGCATGA
- a CDS encoding chemotaxis protein CheA, translating to MDAFEAIKATFFQECDELLADLEAKLMLLEQGQTDLETINAVFRAVHSVKGGAGAFGLEALVRFAHVFETLMDELRAGRKPCDAITIKTLLRASDVLADHIQAAQGLIPPVDEARSAALVAEMQVLTHGGEAPVEVEEDEDDFGFTPMAFDMALDDAAPLPIEDLGGDLGADTASTGWRVVFKPMGRMYVNANETSLLLRELGRLGPVTVVVDDSATPTLDALSVEDGCLTWTVDLAAAVDEAAVREVFDFVESDCELTITPLGNGAAGASDIGAFEDEPAAVLPAGDELDIAALLAKASGAAAEPAPQPQPEAIPLAAVKPEPAPVPPVAPPVAAPVAAATTSAPVAPVAPAPVTIRVDLDRVDRLINVVGELVIQQAMLSQRVLESGLARSSGIALGMEDLELLTREIQDSVMAIRAQPVKSVFQRMPRLVREVADMVSKQVRLVTAGEDTEVDKTVVERLAEPITHMLRNAIDHGLETPEERVAAGKPAEGTVRLAALHRSGRIVIEISDDGRGINRERVKKIAVDKGLIAADAPLTDEQIDNLIFAPGFSTAAVVSDISGRGVGMDVVKRSIQALGGRISISSVPGKGSTFTLSLPLTLAVLDGMVVTAAEQTLIAPLPAIVESLTPQAVDLHFVGGVDPVIRFRDRFLPLIDVALIMGFREQPMNPTEGVAVVVETEGGQQAALLFDAIQGQRQVVIKSLETNYQQVEGVAAATILGDGRVALILDVDVLVTDMRRKSVRPDFKLAS from the coding sequence ATGGACGCCTTCGAAGCCATCAAAGCCACCTTCTTCCAGGAGTGCGACGAACTGCTCGCCGACCTGGAAGCCAAGCTGATGCTGCTTGAACAGGGGCAGACCGATCTGGAGACGATCAACGCCGTCTTCCGCGCCGTCCATTCAGTCAAGGGCGGGGCAGGGGCCTTCGGCCTGGAGGCTCTAGTCCGGTTCGCCCACGTCTTCGAGACCCTGATGGACGAACTGCGCGCGGGGCGTAAGCCGTGCGACGCGATCACCATCAAGACCCTGCTGCGCGCCTCCGACGTGCTGGCCGATCACATTCAGGCGGCCCAGGGTCTGATCCCACCGGTGGACGAGGCGCGGTCCGCCGCCCTGGTCGCCGAAATGCAGGTCCTGACCCACGGCGGCGAGGCGCCGGTTGAGGTCGAAGAAGACGAAGACGACTTCGGCTTCACCCCCATGGCCTTCGACATGGCGCTGGACGACGCCGCGCCCCTGCCCATCGAGGATCTGGGCGGCGACTTGGGCGCCGACACGGCGTCGACCGGCTGGCGCGTCGTGTTCAAGCCCATGGGCCGGATGTACGTTAACGCCAACGAGACCAGCCTGCTCCTGCGCGAACTGGGCCGCCTCGGCCCGGTCACGGTCGTCGTGGACGACAGCGCGACGCCGACGCTGGACGCCCTGTCGGTCGAGGACGGTTGCCTGACCTGGACGGTCGATCTGGCCGCCGCCGTCGATGAGGCGGCCGTGCGCGAGGTCTTCGATTTCGTCGAAAGCGACTGCGAACTGACCATCACGCCCCTGGGGAACGGCGCAGCTGGCGCATCCGACATCGGTGCGTTTGAGGACGAGCCGGCCGCCGTCCTGCCCGCCGGCGACGAGCTGGACATCGCCGCCCTGCTGGCCAAGGCGAGCGGCGCGGCCGCCGAGCCTGCGCCCCAGCCTCAGCCTGAAGCCATCCCCTTGGCCGCGGTCAAGCCAGAGCCTGCGCCGGTCCCGCCCGTCGCTCCGCCAGTCGCCGCCCCCGTCGCTGCGGCGACGACTTCCGCCCCTGTCGCCCCCGTCGCGCCCGCGCCGGTGACGATCCGCGTCGATCTGGATCGCGTGGATCGCCTGATCAACGTCGTCGGCGAACTGGTCATCCAGCAGGCCATGCTGTCGCAGCGTGTTTTGGAAAGCGGCCTGGCCCGGTCCTCCGGCATCGCGCTCGGGATGGAAGACCTGGAACTGCTGACCCGCGAGATCCAGGACAGCGTCATGGCTATCCGCGCCCAGCCGGTGAAATCGGTGTTCCAGCGCATGCCGCGTCTGGTCCGCGAAGTCGCCGACATGGTCTCCAAACAGGTCCGTCTGGTCACGGCCGGGGAGGATACCGAGGTCGACAAGACCGTGGTCGAACGCCTGGCCGAGCCCATCACCCACATGCTGCGCAATGCCATCGACCACGGGCTGGAAACGCCCGAAGAGCGCGTCGCCGCTGGCAAGCCGGCCGAGGGCACGGTGCGTCTCGCGGCCCTGCACCGCTCGGGTCGGATCGTCATCGAAATCTCCGACGACGGCCGCGGCATCAACCGCGAACGCGTCAAGAAGATCGCCGTCGACAAGGGGCTGATCGCCGCCGACGCCCCCCTGACCGACGAACAGATCGACAATCTGATCTTCGCGCCGGGCTTCTCCACCGCCGCCGTCGTGTCCGACATCTCGGGCCGGGGCGTGGGTATGGATGTGGTCAAACGGTCGATCCAGGCCTTGGGCGGCCGCATCTCCATCAGCTCGGTGCCGGGCAAGGGCTCGACCTTCACCCTCAGCCTGCCGCTGACGCTGGCGGTGCTGGACGGCATGGTCGTCACCGCCGCTGAACAGACGCTGATCGCGCCGCTGCCGGCCATCGTCGAGAGCCTGACCCCGCAAGCTGTCGACCTGCATTTCGTCGGCGGCGTGGATCCCGTCATCCGCTTCCGCGATCGCTTCCTGCCGCTGATCGACGTGGCCCTGATCATGGGCTTCCGCGAACAGCCGATGAACCCGACCGAAGGCGTTGCCGTGGTCGTCGAGACCGAAGGCGGCCAGCAGGCGGCCCTGCTGTTCGATGCCATCCAGGGCCAGCGCCAGGTGGTCATCAAGAGCCTGGAAACCAACTACCAGCAGGTCGAGGGCGTCGCCGCCGCCACCATCCTGGGCGACGGGCGCGTGGCCCTGATCCTGGATGTCGACGTGCTGGTCACCGACATGCGCCGCAAATCCGTCCGTCCCGATTTCAAGCTCGCGAGCTGA
- a CDS encoding response regulator yields the protein MTKTVLTIDDSRTMRDMLLMALEDAGYTVIQAVDGVDGLETLDAKGADVIITDINMPRMDGFGVIEGVRANPNHRTTPVLVLTTESDVEKKARARAAGATGWIVKPFDPVKLVDAVRRVAA from the coding sequence ATGACCAAGACCGTTCTGACGATCGACGATTCGCGCACCATGCGCGACATGCTGCTGATGGCGCTGGAAGATGCGGGCTATACCGTGATCCAGGCCGTCGACGGCGTGGACGGGCTGGAGACGCTGGACGCCAAGGGCGCCGACGTCATCATTACTGACATCAACATGCCCCGCATGGACGGTTTCGGCGTCATCGAGGGCGTGCGCGCCAACCCGAACCACCGCACCACCCCGGTGCTGGTGCTGACGACCGAGAGCGACGTCGAGAAAAAGGCGCGCGCCCGCGCCGCCGGCGCTACCGGCTGGATCGTCAAGCCGTTCGACCCCGTCAAGCTGGTGGACGCTGTCCGCCGCGTCGCCGCCTGA
- a CDS encoding STAS domain-containing protein translates to MTETVILSDVLDLNAAEPLKADLLALRGHPVVLDASAVQRLGGLCLQILLSARKTWAADGVNLSLGSVSQYWTEQWAAYGAPDFNTEGALA, encoded by the coding sequence ATGACTGAAACCGTGATCCTGTCCGACGTTCTGGACCTGAATGCAGCCGAGCCGTTGAAGGCGGATCTGCTGGCCCTGCGCGGCCACCCGGTGGTTCTGGACGCCTCCGCCGTCCAGCGTCTGGGCGGTCTGTGCCTGCAGATTCTGCTGTCGGCGCGAAAGACGTGGGCGGCAGACGGCGTCAACCTAAGTTTAGGGTCTGTGTCCCAATACTGGACAGAACAATGGGCCGCCTACGGCGCGCCGGACTTCAACACCGAGGGAGCGTTGGCATGA